A segment of the Amycolatopsis thermophila genome:
TGCGGGCGCATCTCGGCGGCGCCCAGCGAGCAGTTGACGCCGACGACGAGCGGGTGCGCGTGCTCGACCGCGCTCCAGAACGCCTCGACGGTCTGCCCGGACAGGGTGCGGCCGGACAGGTCGACGATCGTCACCGAGATCCACAGCGGCAGGTGCGGGGCAACCTCGCGCGCGGCGGCGATGGCGGCCTTCGCGTTGAGGGTGTCGAAGATCGTCTCGATGAGCAGCAGGTCGACGCGGCCCTCGGCGAGCGCGGCGATCTGCTCGGCGTAGGCGTCCCGGACCTCGTCGAAGGTGACCGCGCGGTAGGCGGGCTCGTCGACCCGCGGTGACAGCGACAGCGTGACGTTGAGCGGACCGATCGACCCGGCGACGAACTTCCCGCCCGCCTCGTCGGCGGCCTGCCGCGCCAGCTGGGCGCCGCGCACGTTCATCTCGCGGACGAGGTGGCCCAGTCCGTAGTCGGACTGGCCGATGCTCGTCGCGGTGAACGTGTTGGTGGTGGTGATGTCCGCGCCCGCGGTGAGGTACTGGCGGTGCACGTCCAGGATGAGGTCCGGGCGCGTCAGGTTGAGCAGGTCCGGGTCACCCGTGACGTCCTCGCGGTGGTCGGCGGGTATCAGGTCGCCGCGGTAGTCGGCCGGGGTGAGGCCCGCGCCCTGCAGCATGGTGCCCCAGGCGCCGTCGAGCACCGCCACCCGGCTGTTCAGGATCTCGCGCAGCGCGGCCGTCGTGTCCACCGGCAACCTCCCGTGGTGATGGGAGGCGCCCTTGTTGCGGATACACGGGGGCCGAGCGTGGCGGACCGGGGTCCGTTGCAGCGCCTCTCGGCCTTGCCGGACACGGTACTAGAAGCGCGGCGGGCGCTCCAAGGCCGTTCCGCCATGTGAACTGCCAGCGGCGCGGGGACGCGCGGCGCGGGGACGCGCGGTGCACCGAGACGGCGATCAGGAGCACCAGCCCGGTGCCGAGCACCGACCGCGCCACCGGCCGCGCCGTCCGGATGCCGGCGGTCCCCGCCGTGGCGACGGTGCGGTTGCCGGGGTGGACGCCGGCCCCGTCGCCGTTCGAGCCGCGCAGCGTCGGCGTCTCGCTCGCCGCGGTCCGCGGCCAGCAGCGCGGCGGCCCGGACGCCAGTCCCGTCGCCGCGACCGGGAGGATCGCGCCGCACACCAACGGCGGTCACCCGCCCGCCCGTCCACCGGCGATGTCGAACATCGGACTCGGGTACCGGCAGCGACCACTTCACCAGCACCAGCCCGCGGACAGGTGCTCCGGGTAGTCGATCTCCGTCACATCGGCGAGGGTGAACGGCGGGGAGGCGTCGGTGCCCGGTTCGCCGTAGGAACACGGTCAGCACGCCGAACGCGAGCCACAGCAGCGACACGACACTTCACCAGCCACAGCCAGCGGGACGGGCGCGGGTCCGGGACCGCCTCGACGCGGACCGGGTACGGCGCGCCAGCCCTCACGGGTCACCCGGCACCGTGCGCCCACGACCGCCTTGGTCACCAGGGCGCGAAAGTCCATTCCCGGTGGGCCGTCCGGCCCCGGCCGCCCACAGCAGAACGGCGGGCCGGCTTCCCCAAGCCGGCCCGCCGTCGGAGACCGCCTGCCCTTGCGGCCCCGACCGGCCGGGCATCGACCTCCTGCGGGCGCCATCCCCCGACGGAACCCGCTTTCCCCGCCGTGCGGTGCCCCGAGCACCCGCACGTGCTCCACCAGTATGCGCCGCACACGCCCGTTCAGCGCAAGGCCGAAGTCCCCAAAGAAGGGACTTTGTGCCCATTGCGTCCACAGTGGATCTTCACCGGTAGCCTGGGGCCATGCGGGCGTTCGTGGTCAGCGAACCCGGTGCGGCGGGCGTGGTCGAGGTCGAGCCACCGGTGCCGGCGCCGGGCGAGGTCGTGGTCGACGTCGAACGCGCCGGGATCTGCGGCACCGACGCGGAGTTCTTCGACGGCACCATGCCCTACCTGCACGACGGGCACGCGCGCTTCCCGGTGCGGCTGGGGCACGAGTGGTGCGGGAGGGTGAGCGCCGTCGGCGAAGGTGCCGGCCCCGAGTGGCTGGGCCGCCGGGTCACCGGCGACACGATGCTCGGGTGCCGGACGTGCCGGCGCTGCCGGAGCGGACGGCAGCACCTGTGCGCGGCACGCACGGAAATCGGGATCCGCGGTGGCCGGCCGGGGGCGCTGGCCGAGCAGGTCGCGGTTCCGGTGACGGCGCTGCACGCACTGCCGGGCACGGTCGGCGTCGCCGCGGGGGCTCTGGTGGAACCGGGCGGCAACGCGCTGCGCGCCGTGTGGGGCGCGCAGTTGTCGAGCGGGGATCGCGTGCTGATCGTGGGTCCCGGCACGATCGGGCTGCTCGCGGCGATGTTCGCCCGCGCGGCTGGGGCCGAGGTGCACCTGCTCGGCACCACGGCGCCGTCGCTGGAATTCGCGCGCTCACTGGGTTTCCGCCACGTGTGGCGGGAAACGGACCTTCCGGCGCTGCCGTTCGACGCGGTGATCGAAGCCTCCGGCGCGCCCGGGGCGCCGGCGCGGGCGGCGGAGCTGGTCGAGCCGGGCGGCCGGGTCGTCTACATCGGCCTGGCCGGCAGTCCCAGCCTGCTCGACACGCGCGTGCTGGCGCTCAAGGACGTCACGGCGGTCGGGGTGCTGTCGGCCTCCCCCGGCCTGGCCGGCGCCATCGAGCGGTACGCGAGCGGCGCGGTCGACCCGGTGCCCCTCGTCGCCGCGACGGTGGGACTGGATGCCGTCGCCGCGGTGCTCGCCGGTGACCGGCCCGGTGGCGCGGCCCCGAAGATCCACGTCGACCCGCGCCGCTAAGCGTGGACGCCGACCGTGACGGCGCCCAAGGACAGCCGCGGTTCCAGACCGACGATCTCGCCCAGTCGGGCAACCTCGGCGTCGAGCTCGCGGCGGTGCGCCGGGGTGAGCGTGGCGAACGGCTCGACGGTGAGGTCGACGCGGCGGGCCGAGCGGCGCTGGTGCCACACTCCCCCGGCCACGCCATCGACGAGCAGCACCGCGTGGTTCCCCGCCTGCCCGCGGGCCAGGGCGCGCTCCGCGGCGGCGCCGGGGAAGAGCAGCTCGCGCGGGAAGCTGCCGACCACGTAGGCGTCGAACAGCGGCAACAGCCGGACGAGGGGTGGCTCGCCGCGGGCGGGCACGGTGTCCCCGGGCGCGAGCCAGGCCCGCTCACCCGCGACCTCGACGGGGCGCAGGCCGGCCCGGGCGAACAGGGCGGCGGCCCAGGCCGGTGAGGCGTTCAGCCAGCGGGCGAACTGCGCCGGCGTAGCGGGTCCGTAGGCGTGCAGGTACCGGGTGAGAACGGCGTCGAGCGCGGTGTCCGGGTCGGCGGGCTCGAAGCCGGGCAGCCACCGCCGCGGGCTGGGTAGGTGACCTGACGGCCACGGTTGGGGCCGAAGCACAGCGCGCCGCGGTGGGCGGCGTGCGCGGTGATCTGCCGCCAGCGCGGCCAGAACGTCCGGAACGCCGGCATGACCGGATCTCCCGCCCACGCGCCGACCCGCGCGACAATCGCCCCGGTGAGCTCGTCGACGGTCAGTTCGGCGCCGGCCAGCGCGTCGGCGATGGCGCCGACGCTCTCCTCGGCCTGGTCCGGGCTGAGCCCGACGCCGCGCGGCATGGCCGACCGGTGCGGAACCGCGGCGAGGGCGCCGGTCCACAGCGGCAGATCGCGGGTGGGCAGCAGGTGCACGGACCCACGCGGGCCGAACGTCTTGACGAGGGCGTGCTCGTCCCACAGCGCACCGCGAACCTGGGCGGCGGTGCCGCCGGTGCGCAGCGCGACGGAGACCTCGGCGGCGGCGAGGACCTGTGCGTGAGCGCCGCACATCGCCGCGGTCACCTCCGCCGGTGTCGCCGTCGCCGTGTCCAGGAAGTGCCGGTGCAGCCGCCACGCGCAGATCGCGGACCACGAGACGCTCATGGTGCGACGCCAGACCGGGAAGCGGTCAGCAACCGTCCTCGATCGCGTCGATCAAGCCCCACGCCAGGGCCACGCGGGCGCTCACCGGCCGCCCGGACAGCGCCGGCCACAACGTCCGCCACCTCCCCACCCGCCGGGACACGCTCACCGTCCCGCCGGCACCCGGGATCAAGCCCATGCCGACCTCGGGCAGCCGGAACACCGTGCCGGGGTGCGCCACCACGCGGCCGGCGAACGCGGCGAGCTCGACCCCGGCGCCGACGCAGGCCCCGTGCACCCGCACCTCGGTCCGGGCGGCGATCGCGTGCAGCGCCCGTGCGGCGCCTGCCCTGGTCCGCACGAAGTGGGCGGTCACCAGGTCCGGCGTGGTGCCGAACTCGTCCAGGTCGCCGCCGGAGCAGAACGCCGGGCCGGCACCGTCGAGCACGACCCGGCAGTCCTGCGCGGCAGCCACCCGCACTGCGTCGGCGAGCGCGTCCCGCACCTCGCGTCCGTAGGCGTTGCGCCGCCCGGGCCGGTTCAGCGTCACGTGCAGAACGTCGCCTTCCTGGCGCAGCAGCACCGGCGGCTCCGTCGCCGGCGGCGGCAGCGGGCGCGGCCCCCGATCCGCCAGCCACCGCGCGAACTCCGGACCGCCGAGCAGCGTCGAGTAGGCGAACGACTCCAGGTCCAGCGCGGCGCCGACGTCCAGCCGACCGGTCGCCCGCAGCACCTGGACCAGCACCAGCGCGGCCTGCGGGTTCGCCTCCGCGGCCTGCTGCAGCACGAGCGCCTCGCCCGCCGGGTCCGCGCTCCGCGCGAACTGCGGCCCGTCGGCACATCCCTCGGCGGCCAGGGTCAGGTCGAGCGCGTCGGCCAGCAACCAGCGCTCGCCGTCGACCGGGCGGGTCGCCACACCGACCAGGATCCGGTCGGCCGTCCGCGCCGCGCGGGCCGCCGCCGCGACCACCCCGGCGGGCACCTCCTCGTCGAGGTCCACCACGACCAGGGGGCGCCGTACCTGACCGGCGTCGTCGAGGACCGGCTCCCCCGCCTCGCCATCGGCGAGGGCGGAGATCCCCACCGGCCCGGTCACGCCGACCGCGCCCCGCTCCGGCGAACCCGCACCGGCGGCCGCTTCCGCACGCCCACGGTCATCAGGGCGATGTCGACGTAGCGTTCGGCGAGCTCGTCCGGCGACAGCGGACCGCCGTCCGGGTGGTACCAGCGGCCGATCGACTGGAGCATGCCCAGCAGCGCCCGCGCGGTTTCGGCCGGCCGCTTCGCGACGAACACCCCCCGCTCCACGCCGTCGGTGACGATGCCGGTGACGAGGACCTCGATCTCCTTGCGGCGGGCGGCGTAGCGCTTGCGGTTGGCCGGCGACAGGTGCCGCAGCTCGAAGTCCAGCGCCGCGAGCCGGGTGCGGTGGGCCAGGTGCAGCACGATCGCCTCGACGACGTTGACCAGCCGCTGCTCCGGCGCCTCGCCCGCCTCCTCGACGGCCTGGCGGACCCGCCAGGCGAGGTCGCTGGTGGCCTCCTCGACCAGGGCGGTGAACACGCCCTCCTTGTTCTCGTGGTGGTAGTACAGCGCCGGTACCGTCTGACCCACGCGCCGCGCGATGTCCCGCACCGGGGTGCCGTGGAAGCCGTGCTCGTAGAAGGCTTCGAGCGCGGCCGCCAGGATCGGGGTCAGCTCCAGCGGCCCGTACTCCCGCCATGCGCCCTCGGGTCGCGTCATGTCCAGCCCATCGAAGAGGTCACCCGGGAAAGATAACGGGGCGCGGCAGCGGGGCTCACCGCTGCCGCACCCGCTCCCTCAGCGCGGGGCCATGCGGATGGCGCCGTCGAGGCGGATGGTCTCGCCGTTGAGCATCGGGTTCTCCACGATGTGCCGGGCCAGCGCCGCGAACTCCGACGGGTCACCCAGCCGCGAGGGGTGCGGCACCTGCGCCCCCAGCGACGCGATCGCCTCCTCCGGCAGGGTCGCGAACAGCGGCGTGTGGAACAGCCCCGGCGCGATCGTGACCACGCGGATCTTCAGGCTCGCCAGGTCGCGCGCGATCGGCAGCGTCATCCCGACGATGCCGCCCTTGGACGCGGAATACGCGGCCTGCCCGATCTGCCCGTCGAACGCCGCCACCGACGCGGTGTTGACGATGACACCGCGCTCCTCGCCCACCGGCTCGGCCTTCGCGATGCGCTCGGCGGCCAGCCGGATCACGTTGAACGTGCCGACCAGGTTGACGTTGATGACCTTGAGGAACCCCTCCAGCGGGAACGGGCCGTCCTTGCCGACCGTCCGGTGCGCGTTGCCGATCCCGGCGCAGTTCACCGCGACCCGCAGCGCACCCAGCTCCCCCGCCCGGTCCAGCGCCGCGGTGACCTGGTCCGAGTCGGTCACGTCGGCCGCGGCGAACACGACACCGTCGCCGAGCTCCTTGGCCACCGCCTCGCCCTGCGACGAGGGCAGATCCACGATGACCACCTTCGCGCCCCGGCCGTGCAGCTCCTTGACCGTCGCCAGCCCCAGCCCCGACGCACCGCCGGTCACCAGTGCGACCGCGTTGCCGACCTCCATGCCGGAAACCCCTTTCGTTGCGCACCCCGGCCGTCGCGGCCGGTACCTTGCTTAGCGCACGTTAAGGGAGATCGGACGCGGGCGGAAGGCCCGCGCCGGGAGAAGTTCGGCCGTGCCGTTCGGCCGGTGACGCAACGGGGCGCGCGGATCCACCGCAGCTCGCCGATGAGAAGCGGGCGTGCGGTCGATCTCCGCGCCGCCCGGCGAGCCGCGGTCAGGCGAGCTCCTGCCCCGCCCACTGGGTGCGGATCCGCCGCCAGGCCAGCGCGTAGGGTTCCGCCGGGTCACCCGGCCGGATGACCCCGTTCGCCACGTCGGAGCGGGAACGCGCGAGCTCCCGCTCGGCCAGCGAACGCGGTACGTGGAGCACCTCGACGATCTGCCAGAAGAGTTCCCCTGGCCCGGCTTCTGTCCCGTCCGCCATGCACGCAGGATGGCGCCTCCCGCCTGCCGCCGCCACCGCAACGCCGGATTCCACGCGATCGGAACCCGGCCGGGTCACGACACGGCCTCCTCCGCGGCGGGTTCGGCGCTCGGCGCGGCCTCGTCACCCTGCAGGTCGGCCCAGTCGAGCCCGATCGCGGCGACCACGTCGTCGAAGATGGGGGTCCGGTCGCTCATGGCGCGACCAGCAGGACCGGCTCGGCACACATACGTTCCCCTCCAGCGTCGTGTACAGCCTCGGGGTCGGAAATTAACACGCGGCCCACGGCACCCGCCACACGGAATCCCATGAACGGGGGACGCTCACGGGCACGGCTGTCCACTGAGGAGTTTTCCGTTCCCCCGGGCGGGGAATACACCGCCGTCGACCACGCCCAGGCACCGGTGCTCGAAGCCATCCGGACCTACCGCGAACGCGGGCACCTCGGATTCGGCCACAGGCAGGGCCGCGGCATCGACCCGCGCCGGGCCGGGGTCGTCGGCCGGGAGAGCTGCTGGTGTCCCGCAACGCGCACAAGTCCGTGGAGGCCGGCCTGATCCTCAGCGGCGTTCGGCGGGTGTGGGTGCACCCGCGCTGGGACGGCCGGCAACCGCGTGCACCACGGGGAAGACCTGCTCGGCCGGGCGCTCGACCTGGCCCGGTCCGTC
Coding sequences within it:
- a CDS encoding 3-hydroxyacyl-CoA dehydrogenase — protein: MEVGNAVALVTGGASGLGLATVKELHGRGAKVVIVDLPSSQGEAVAKELGDGVVFAAADVTDSDQVTAALDRAGELGALRVAVNCAGIGNAHRTVGKDGPFPLEGFLKVINVNLVGTFNVIRLAAERIAKAEPVGEERGVIVNTASVAAFDGQIGQAAYSASKGGIVGMTLPIARDLASLKIRVVTIAPGLFHTPLFATLPEEAIASLGAQVPHPSRLGDPSEFAALARHIVENPMLNGETIRLDGAIRMAPR
- a CDS encoding TetR/AcrR family transcriptional regulator, which translates into the protein MTRPEGAWREYGPLELTPILAAALEAFYEHGFHGTPVRDIARRVGQTVPALYYHHENKEGVFTALVEEATSDLAWRVRQAVEEAGEAPEQRLVNVVEAIVLHLAHRTRLAALDFELRHLSPANRKRYAARRKEIEVLVTGIVTDGVERGVFVAKRPAETARALLGMLQSIGRWYHPDGGPLSPDELAERYVDIALMTVGVRKRPPVRVRRSGARSA
- a CDS encoding enoyl-CoA hydratase/isomerase family protein, producing MTGPVGISALADGEAGEPVLDDAGQVRRPLVVVDLDEEVPAGVVAAAARAARTADRILVGVATRPVDGERWLLADALDLTLAAEGCADGPQFARSADPAGEALVLQQAAEANPQAALVLVQVLRATGRLDVGAALDLESFAYSTLLGGPEFARWLADRGPRPLPPPATEPPVLLRQEGDVLHVTLNRPGRRNAYGREVRDALADAVRVAAAQDCRVVLDGAGPAFCSGGDLDEFGTTPDLVTAHFVRTRAGAARALHAIAARTEVRVHGACVGAGVELAAFAGRVVAHPGTVFRLPEVGMGLIPGAGGTVSVSRRVGRWRTLWPALSGRPVSARVALAWGLIDAIEDGC
- a CDS encoding zinc-dependent alcohol dehydrogenase; its protein translation is MRAFVVSEPGAAGVVEVEPPVPAPGEVVVDVERAGICGTDAEFFDGTMPYLHDGHARFPVRLGHEWCGRVSAVGEGAGPEWLGRRVTGDTMLGCRTCRRCRSGRQHLCAARTEIGIRGGRPGALAEQVAVPVTALHALPGTVGVAAGALVEPGGNALRAVWGAQLSSGDRVLIVGPGTIGLLAAMFARAAGAEVHLLGTTAPSLEFARSLGFRHVWRETDLPALPFDAVIEASGAPGAPARAAELVEPGGRVVYIGLAGSPSLLDTRVLALKDVTAVGVLSASPGLAGAIERYASGAVDPVPLVAATVGLDAVAAVLAGDRPGGAAPKIHVDPRR